A genomic region of Drosophila kikkawai strain 14028-0561.14 chromosome X, DkikHiC1v2, whole genome shotgun sequence contains the following coding sequences:
- the LOC121502088 gene encoding uncharacterized protein encodes MNPFLDPHGFIRACGRVTASEVLQYDERHPIFLPYNCQLARLLVSFTHRKSLHGGNQLMVRLIRSKFWMLRVKYLVKSVIFSCKICVIHKKKLQTQLMGELPTERTSFSRPFTYTGMDYAGPFDIKNYTGRACLITKGKVLVFVCFSTKAIHLEPTSDLTTEKFLAAFARFVSRRGCPRQVQSDNGKTFVGAAAVLSREFLQAVKESVTNAYCHQELLWQFIPPGAPHMGGLWEAGVESFKTLFYKSTATRKNTFEELSTLLAKIEACLNSRPDA; translated from the coding sequence ATGAATCCTTTCCTTGATCCTCACGGCTTCATCAGGGCGTGTGGACGGGTGACGGCCTCCGAAGTCCTCCAATATGATGAACGGCATCCGATCTTTCTTCCATACAACTGTCAGTTGGCGCGACTCCTCGTATCCTTTACGCATCGCAAATCCTTGCACGGCGGTAATCAGCTAATGGTACGCCTGATCCGCTCAAAATTCTGGATGTTAAGGGTCAAGTACTTAGTCAAGTCAGTAATTTTCTCCTGCAAAATATGTGTGATCCACAAAAAGAAGTTGCAGACTCAACTCATGGGCGAATTACCGACAGAAAGAACGTCCTTTTCGCGGCCCTTTACGTACACAGGCATGGATTATGCCGGACCGTTTGACATAAAGAACTACACCGGGAGAGCCTGCCTGATTACCAAGGGCAAAGTGTTGGTGTTTGTATGTTTCTCCACGAAGGCCATTCATTTAGAGCCTACTTCTGACCTCACAACAGAGAAATTTCTCGCAGCATTCGCACGATTCGTCTCGCGAAGAGGGTGCCCTCGACAAGTTCAGTCGGACAATGGGAAGACCTTTGTTGGTGCAGCCGCAGTGCTGTCACGTGAATTTCTGCAAGCTGTCAAGGAGTCCGTGACGAATGCTTATTGTCACCAGGAACTCCTTTGGCAATTCATACCCCCAGGAGCCCCGCACATGGGAGGATTGTGGGAAGCTGGAGTTGAAAGCTTCAAGACGTTGTTTTATAAATCCACAGCCACTCGAAAGAATACGTTCGAAGAACTTTCCACATTGCTGGCCAAGATTGAGGCCTGTCTAAATTCGCGTCCCGATGCTTGA
- the LOC121502089 gene encoding uncharacterized protein gives MEAKGGNRVRETRGLDPQFRLDQVQSLWEKVGQEYETASKAALREGGSGNLPLLQNKYEHCYAVYERCASKLNEDIDRLSVSTSQARTAPPTDTFSRGCSLPPCDTEIFDGDYLRWPTFRDLFTAIYVNNSRLTPVEKLFHLNAKTSGEAHAIVAKSPLTNDGFQSAWSALQDRFENKRLLVNSLLKILFSLSTIGSESGTALKDRQSTIQGCLIALEHSQISTENWDCLLIFLISSKLPKVTLSLWEQSLTNKSAIPAWEEMNSFLEERYRTLKAIKDVRPNSSSTQHSREPRSAQPRRMGTSAKPMLKIDTTAFVLPNLAGNLPTSTIDRSILDRLPNMPLADPSFFQPSQIDLLLGADILPSVLLSGWRPNISIESEATMEMDLPCRLVKETDKLCEDFFVRTTTRSCDGKYIVSLPFKDSEHIDLGHSRSSALAHFLRNEIRLKKEPALKDTYDSVIQEYIDLGHMKPVPPNTDKINFYLPHHAVFKSESATTKVRVVINASSPSSNGNSINDILYPGPVLQSDLTLQILKWRTFKFVFNADITKMYPFQRILFRNSQGDISDFELQTVTFGVNCAPFLALRTLQQLSDDVNAQYPRASHIISNYMYVDDVLAGAHTEAEAILAIQELEAALTSAGFPLRKWISNERALLKALPKEHLLSTDFLDLEEVSTTKTLGVRWNATTDEFYFVPTEVTIQANYSKRRLIPNREIVRPSWPASNGMSFFLQNYYIAGMISFGATVSSTKFASRVGYIFNQVYKSKSMVSAMLPKGLWRSNLRSYPA, from the exons ATGGAAGCCAAAGGTGGGAACCGAGTCCGAGAGACACGGGGGCTGGACCCTCAA TTCCGTCTGGATCAGGTAcagtccttatgggaaaaggttggACAGGAGTATGAGACCGCTTCCAAAGCAGCTCTGCGCGAGGGaggtagcggaaatcttccgctacttcaaaataaatacgagcACTGCtatgcggtgtacgaaagatgtgcttccaagTTGAACGAAGACATCGACCGTCTGTCCGTCTCCACTTCACAGGCAAGAACAGCTCCGCCGACAGACACATTCTCAAGGGGTTGCAGTCTTCCGCCATGCGACACAGAGATCTttgacggagattatctgcgctggcccacctttcgtgacctgtttacggccatttaCGTAAACAATTCAAGGctaactccagtggaaaagctgttccacttaaacgccaaaactagcggcgaagctcacgccattgtGGCCAAGTCTCCTCTGACTAATGATGGgttccaatccgcgtggtcagcgcttcaggATCGCTTTGAAAACAAGCGATTGTTGGTAAACAGCCTACTTAAAATCCTGTTTAGTCTTTCGACCATAGGCAGTGAATCAGGCACGGCCTTGAAAGATCGGCAGAGCACAATCCAAGGGTGCTTGATAGCCCTCGAGCATTCACAAATTTCCACGGAaaattgggactgccttctaATTTTTCTAATCTCCTCCAAGTTGCCGAAGGTCACTCTCTCGTTATGGGAGCAGTCCCTGACCAATAAGTCCGCAATCCCAGCCTGGGAAGAAATGAATTCCTTTCTCGAGGAGAGATATCGAACGTTGAAAGCAATTAAGGATGTCCGACCCAATTCTTCCAGCACACAGCATTCAAGGGAGCCCAGAAGTGCACAGCCAAGGAGG ATGGGCACTTCGGCCAAACCAATGCTCAAGATCGACACTACGGCGTTTGTGCTGCCGAACCTGGCCGGCAATCTTCCGACAAGCACAATTGATCGCAGCATTCTTGATAGGCTGCCCAATATGCCATTGGCAGATCCGTCGTTTTTCCAGCCATCTCAGATAGACCTTCTTCTAGGTGCGGATATTCTTCCGTCTGTCCTGTTATCAGGCTGGAGGCCAAAC ATATCCATAGAGTCCGAAGCAACCATGGAAATGGATCTTCCATGTAGACTGGTAAAGGAGACGGACAAGTTGTGTGAAGACTTTTTCGTCCGAACAACTACCAGATCCTGCGAcgggaaatatatagtatcCCTGCCCTTCAAGGATTCAGAGCACATTGACTTGGGGCATTCGAGGAGTTCCGCACTCGCACATTTTCTGAGGAATGAGATTCGCTTGAAGAAGGAGCCCGCTCTCAAAGACACTTATGACTCAGTGATCCAAGAATATATCGATCTTGGCCATATGAAGCCGGTGCCTCCGAATACCGACAAGATAAATTTCTATCTACCCCATCACGCAGTATTCAAGTCCGAAAGTGCGACCACGAAAGTTCGCGTAGTTATCAACGCATCCAGTCCTTCTTCCAATGGGAACAGCATTAATGACATTCTGTATCCAGGGCCAGTACTGCAGTCCGATCTCACTCTTCAAATCCTGAAGTGGCGGACgtttaaattcgttttcaaTGCCGACATCACCAAGATGTATCCGTTTCAGAGAATCCTCTTTCGAAATAGCCAAGGGGATATATCTGACTTCGAGCTTCAGACGGTCACGTTTGGAGTGAATTGTGCCCCTTTCCTGGCCCTACGAACACTGCAACAATTGTCCGACGATGTCAACGCCCAATATCCACGGGCGTCgcatataatttcaaattatatgtatgtcgACGATGTGCTAGCAGGAGCCCATACAGAAGCTGAAGCTATTTTAGCCATTCAGGAGCTGGAAGCAGCTCTGACCTCAGCTGGATTCCCTCTCCGCAAGTGGATATCGAATGAACGTGCACTCCTTAAAGCACTTCCTAAAGAGCATCTACTTTCGACTGATTTTCTTGATCTCGAAGAGGTCAGCACCACTAAGACATTGGGAGTACGGTGGAACGCTACGACGGATGAgttctattttgtcccaacaGAGGTCACCATTCAGGCAAACTATTCGAAACGACGTCTTATCCCAAATCGCGAAATTGTTCGACCCAGCTGG CCAGCGTCGAATGGGATGAGTTTCTTCCTGCAGAACTACTACATCGCTGGCATGATTTCCTTCGGAGCTACAGTTTCCTCCACCAAGTTCGCATCCCGCGTTGGGTACATTTTCAACCAGGTGTACAAGTCCAAATCCATGGTTTCTGCGATGCTTCCAAAAGGCTTATGGCGCAGCAATTTACGTTCGTATCCAGCGTGA